From Penaeus monodon isolate SGIC_2016 chromosome 42, NSTDA_Pmon_1, whole genome shotgun sequence, one genomic window encodes:
- the LOC119599067 gene encoding vesicle-fusing ATPase 1-like isoform X3, with translation MKVAKCPNEELSFTNCVIVNENDFNMKVKYIQVTADHQKKFIFTIRHDRGVKPGHMGFNAIQRKQALLSLDQEIQVEAYVHDPQKQLIGTLVLEADFLQKKSTTNEPYNTDQMAASFMEQFPRHGFTVDQPLVFKFQDKKTLSILVKEIEAADPEAVASGKKREPKKIHFGVLQANSSIIFEKSEGSFLILTGKAKARTTHTSLFSADWDFQKMGIGGLDEQFVQILRRAFASRVFPPEVVEQLGVKHVKGILLYGPPGTGKTLMARQIGKMLNAREPKIVNGPEILDKYVGESEANVRRLFAEAEEEEKRMGPNSGLHIIIFDEIDAICKQRGSVAGNTGVNDTVVNQLLSKIDGVEQLNNILVIGMTNRKDMIDEALLRPGRLEIQVEISLPDEQGRCDILKIKTAKMREHNKLDRDVDLAEVASLTKNFSGAELEGLVKAASSSALKRYIHLGNKIEVDPNAIDKLKITRSDFIYSLENDVKPSLGTSDDALAKYIERGIINWGATRELVEKGLMFVKQARSPETSNRLCLLLEGAPTAGTSALAAYMAKNSDFPFIKVIDSREMVGFMESSKCLRISRIFDDAYRSELSCIFLNDLEHLMGYSPIGPRYQSLVLDAMYSLLSASPPKGRKLLVICTSKRRAVLEELGLLSAFTAVIRVPYIAHQEDIRLVLEESGALSSEETEAVMDHINNGRVFVGVKKLLGLLDTMRVMKGVDSRKRVAAFVNLLEDEGVFTPEL, from the exons ATGAAGGTGGCAAAGTGCCCCAACGAGGAGCTCTCCTTCACCAATtgtgtcattgttaatgaaaaTGACTTCAACATGAAGGTCAA gTATATTCAAGTAACAGCTGACCATCAGAAGAAGTTCATATTCACCATCAGACATGACCGTGGTGTCAAGCCAGGCCACATGGGCTTCAATGCTATCCAGCGGAAGCAAGCGTTACTTTCACTGGATCAGGAG ATCCAAGTGGAGGCATATGTCCATGATCCTCAAAAGCAGCTAATTGGAACTCTGGTGTTGGAGGCTGACTTCCTGCAGAAGAAGAGCACCACCAACGAGCCCTACAACACAGACCAGATGGCCGCATCCTTCATGGAGCAGTTCCCACGTCACGGGTTTACTGTCGACCAACCACTGGTATTCAAGTTCCAAGACAAAAAAACGCTCTCCATCCTTGTCAAAGAGATTGAAG cgGCGGACCCAGAGGCTGTTGCATCTGGGAAGAAGAGGGAGCCAAAGAAGATCCACTTTGGAGTCCTCCAGGCTAATTCAAGCATTATTTTTGAAAAGAGTGAAGGTTCTTTCTTGATCCTCACAGGAAAAGCAAAA GCACGGACAACCCACACAAGCCTGTTCTCAGCTGACTGGGACTTCCAGAAGATGGGCATAGGTGGTTTGGATGAGCAGTTTGTCCAGATTTTGAGGAGAGCATTTGCATCAAGGGTTTTCCCACCAGAAGTTGTTGAACAGTTGGGTGTTAAGCACGTAAAGGGCATCTTGCTTTATGGACCtccag GTACTGGAAAAACTTTGATGGCCCGTCAAATTGGAAAAATGTTGAATGCACGTGAACCAAAGATTGTTAATGGCCCTGAAATTCTAGACAAGTATGTAGGAGAATCAGAGGCTAATGTGCGACGTCTTTTTGCTGAagctgaggaagaagagaagcgaaTGGGCCCAAATTCTGGCCTTCACATCATTATCTTTGATGAGATTGATGCTATTTGTAAACAGAGAGGATCAGTTGCAGGCAATACTGGTGTAAATGATACTGTAGTTAACCAGCTCTTGTCTAAGATTGATGGTGTTGAACAGCTGAACAACATTTTGGTTATTGGGATGACCAACAGAAAGGACATGATTGATGAGGCTCTGTTGAGACCTGGCAGATTGGAGATCCAGGTAGAAATCAGTCTGCCCGATGAACAAGGCCGTTGTGACATCCTTAAGATCAAGACTGCCAAGATGCGAGAGCACAACAAACTGGATCGTGATGTAGATCTTGCAGAGGTTGCTTCTCTCACCAAGAACTTCTCTGGAGCAGAACTGGAGGGTTTAGTAAAAGCAGCTTCATCATCAGCTCTGAAGAGATATATTCACCTGGGGAACAAGATTGAAGTGGATCCAAATGCCATTGACAAGCTGAAGATCACAAGAAGTGACTTCATTTACTCTCTAGAGAATGATGTGAAGCCATCATTAGGGACCAGTGATGATGCCCTGGCCAAGTATATTGAAAGAGGAATTATTAACTGGGGAGCTACAAGGGAACTAGTGGAAAAAGGTCTGATGTTTGTAAAGCAGGCCAGATCCCCAGAAACAAGCAATCGTTTGTGTCTTCTTTTGGAGGGGGCACCAACTGCTGGAACATCAGCACTGGCAGCTTACATGGCCAAAAATTCTGATTTCCCCTTCATCAAGGTTATTGACTCACGAGAAATGGTTGGTTTCATGGAATCTTCAAAATGTCTTCGTATCAGCAGGATTTTTGATGATGCTTACCGCTCTGAACTGAGCTGCATATTCTTGAATGACCTAGAACATCTCATGGGTTACTCACCCATTGGCCCAAGATACCAGAGTCTAGTGCTTGATGCCATGTActcccttctctctgcttctccacCAAAAGGCCGCAAATTACTTGTCATCTGTACATCAAAACGAAGAGCAGTACTGGAGGAACTGGGTCTCCTGTCAGCATTTACAGCTGTCATCAGAGTCCCATACATTGCACATCAGGAGGATATCAGACTAGTGCTTGAAGAATCAGGTGCTTTGTCTTCAGAAGAA ACTGAAGCAGTCATGGATCACATCAACAATGGCCGTGTCTTTGTTGGGGTGAAGAAATTACTTGGTCTCCTGGACACCATGCGAGTTATGAAGGGAGTGGATTCACGCAAGAGAGTTGCAGCATTTGTTAATTTGCTTGAagatgaaggtgttttcaccccAGAACTTTGA
- the LOC119599067 gene encoding vesicle-fusing ATPase 1-like isoform X2: protein MYGGIMKVAKCPNEELSFTNCVIVNENDFNMKVKYIQVTADHQKKFIFTIRHDRGVKPGHMGFNAIQRKQALLSLDQEIQVEAYVHDPQKQLIGTLVLEADFLQKKSTTNEPYNTDQMAASFMEQFPRHGFTVDQPLVFKFQDKKTLSILVKEIEAADPEAVASGKKREPKKIHFGVLQANSSIIFEKSEGSFLILTGKAKARTTHTSLFSADWDFQKMGIGGLDEQFVQILRRAFASRVFPPEVVEQLGVKHVKGILLYGPPGTGKTLMARQIGKMLNAREPKIVNGPEILDKYVGESEANVRRLFAEAEEEEKRMGPNSGLHIIIFDEIDAICKQRGSVAGNTGVNDTVVNQLLSKIDGVEQLNNILVIGMTNRKDMIDEALLRPGRLEIQVEISLPDEQGRCDILKIKTAKMREHNKLDRDVDLAEVASLTKNFSGAELEGLVKAASSSALKRYIHLGNKIEVDPNAIDKLKITRSDFIYSLENDVKPSLGTSDDALAKYIERGIINWGATRELVEKGLMFVKQARSPETSNRLCLLLEGAPTAGTSALAAYMAKNSDFPFIKVIDSREMVGFMESSKCLRISRIFDDAYRSELSCIFLNDLEHLMGYSPIGPRYQSLVLDAMYSLLSASPPKGRKLLVICTSKRRAVLEELGLLSAFTAVIRVPYIAHQEDIRLVLEESGALSSEETEAVMDHINNGRVFVGVKKLLGLLDTMRVMKGVDSRKRVAAFVNLLEDEGVFTPEL, encoded by the exons aTCATGAAGGTGGCAAAGTGCCCCAACGAGGAGCTCTCCTTCACCAATtgtgtcattgttaatgaaaaTGACTTCAACATGAAGGTCAA gTATATTCAAGTAACAGCTGACCATCAGAAGAAGTTCATATTCACCATCAGACATGACCGTGGTGTCAAGCCAGGCCACATGGGCTTCAATGCTATCCAGCGGAAGCAAGCGTTACTTTCACTGGATCAGGAG ATCCAAGTGGAGGCATATGTCCATGATCCTCAAAAGCAGCTAATTGGAACTCTGGTGTTGGAGGCTGACTTCCTGCAGAAGAAGAGCACCACCAACGAGCCCTACAACACAGACCAGATGGCCGCATCCTTCATGGAGCAGTTCCCACGTCACGGGTTTACTGTCGACCAACCACTGGTATTCAAGTTCCAAGACAAAAAAACGCTCTCCATCCTTGTCAAAGAGATTGAAG cgGCGGACCCAGAGGCTGTTGCATCTGGGAAGAAGAGGGAGCCAAAGAAGATCCACTTTGGAGTCCTCCAGGCTAATTCAAGCATTATTTTTGAAAAGAGTGAAGGTTCTTTCTTGATCCTCACAGGAAAAGCAAAA GCACGGACAACCCACACAAGCCTGTTCTCAGCTGACTGGGACTTCCAGAAGATGGGCATAGGTGGTTTGGATGAGCAGTTTGTCCAGATTTTGAGGAGAGCATTTGCATCAAGGGTTTTCCCACCAGAAGTTGTTGAACAGTTGGGTGTTAAGCACGTAAAGGGCATCTTGCTTTATGGACCtccag GTACTGGAAAAACTTTGATGGCCCGTCAAATTGGAAAAATGTTGAATGCACGTGAACCAAAGATTGTTAATGGCCCTGAAATTCTAGACAAGTATGTAGGAGAATCAGAGGCTAATGTGCGACGTCTTTTTGCTGAagctgaggaagaagagaagcgaaTGGGCCCAAATTCTGGCCTTCACATCATTATCTTTGATGAGATTGATGCTATTTGTAAACAGAGAGGATCAGTTGCAGGCAATACTGGTGTAAATGATACTGTAGTTAACCAGCTCTTGTCTAAGATTGATGGTGTTGAACAGCTGAACAACATTTTGGTTATTGGGATGACCAACAGAAAGGACATGATTGATGAGGCTCTGTTGAGACCTGGCAGATTGGAGATCCAGGTAGAAATCAGTCTGCCCGATGAACAAGGCCGTTGTGACATCCTTAAGATCAAGACTGCCAAGATGCGAGAGCACAACAAACTGGATCGTGATGTAGATCTTGCAGAGGTTGCTTCTCTCACCAAGAACTTCTCTGGAGCAGAACTGGAGGGTTTAGTAAAAGCAGCTTCATCATCAGCTCTGAAGAGATATATTCACCTGGGGAACAAGATTGAAGTGGATCCAAATGCCATTGACAAGCTGAAGATCACAAGAAGTGACTTCATTTACTCTCTAGAGAATGATGTGAAGCCATCATTAGGGACCAGTGATGATGCCCTGGCCAAGTATATTGAAAGAGGAATTATTAACTGGGGAGCTACAAGGGAACTAGTGGAAAAAGGTCTGATGTTTGTAAAGCAGGCCAGATCCCCAGAAACAAGCAATCGTTTGTGTCTTCTTTTGGAGGGGGCACCAACTGCTGGAACATCAGCACTGGCAGCTTACATGGCCAAAAATTCTGATTTCCCCTTCATCAAGGTTATTGACTCACGAGAAATGGTTGGTTTCATGGAATCTTCAAAATGTCTTCGTATCAGCAGGATTTTTGATGATGCTTACCGCTCTGAACTGAGCTGCATATTCTTGAATGACCTAGAACATCTCATGGGTTACTCACCCATTGGCCCAAGATACCAGAGTCTAGTGCTTGATGCCATGTActcccttctctctgcttctccacCAAAAGGCCGCAAATTACTTGTCATCTGTACATCAAAACGAAGAGCAGTACTGGAGGAACTGGGTCTCCTGTCAGCATTTACAGCTGTCATCAGAGTCCCATACATTGCACATCAGGAGGATATCAGACTAGTGCTTGAAGAATCAGGTGCTTTGTCTTCAGAAGAA ACTGAAGCAGTCATGGATCACATCAACAATGGCCGTGTCTTTGTTGGGGTGAAGAAATTACTTGGTCTCCTGGACACCATGCGAGTTATGAAGGGAGTGGATTCACGCAAGAGAGTTGCAGCATTTGTTAATTTGCTTGAagatgaaggtgttttcaccccAGAACTTTGA
- the LOC119599067 gene encoding vesicle-fusing ATPase 1-like isoform X1, giving the protein MNSMSHLGSASMGLTAIMKVAKCPNEELSFTNCVIVNENDFNMKVKYIQVTADHQKKFIFTIRHDRGVKPGHMGFNAIQRKQALLSLDQEIQVEAYVHDPQKQLIGTLVLEADFLQKKSTTNEPYNTDQMAASFMEQFPRHGFTVDQPLVFKFQDKKTLSILVKEIEAADPEAVASGKKREPKKIHFGVLQANSSIIFEKSEGSFLILTGKAKARTTHTSLFSADWDFQKMGIGGLDEQFVQILRRAFASRVFPPEVVEQLGVKHVKGILLYGPPGTGKTLMARQIGKMLNAREPKIVNGPEILDKYVGESEANVRRLFAEAEEEEKRMGPNSGLHIIIFDEIDAICKQRGSVAGNTGVNDTVVNQLLSKIDGVEQLNNILVIGMTNRKDMIDEALLRPGRLEIQVEISLPDEQGRCDILKIKTAKMREHNKLDRDVDLAEVASLTKNFSGAELEGLVKAASSSALKRYIHLGNKIEVDPNAIDKLKITRSDFIYSLENDVKPSLGTSDDALAKYIERGIINWGATRELVEKGLMFVKQARSPETSNRLCLLLEGAPTAGTSALAAYMAKNSDFPFIKVIDSREMVGFMESSKCLRISRIFDDAYRSELSCIFLNDLEHLMGYSPIGPRYQSLVLDAMYSLLSASPPKGRKLLVICTSKRRAVLEELGLLSAFTAVIRVPYIAHQEDIRLVLEESGALSSEETEAVMDHINNGRVFVGVKKLLGLLDTMRVMKGVDSRKRVAAFVNLLEDEGVFTPEL; this is encoded by the exons ATGAACTCGATGTCTCACTTAGGATCCGCATCAATGGGACTGACAGCC aTCATGAAGGTGGCAAAGTGCCCCAACGAGGAGCTCTCCTTCACCAATtgtgtcattgttaatgaaaaTGACTTCAACATGAAGGTCAA gTATATTCAAGTAACAGCTGACCATCAGAAGAAGTTCATATTCACCATCAGACATGACCGTGGTGTCAAGCCAGGCCACATGGGCTTCAATGCTATCCAGCGGAAGCAAGCGTTACTTTCACTGGATCAGGAG ATCCAAGTGGAGGCATATGTCCATGATCCTCAAAAGCAGCTAATTGGAACTCTGGTGTTGGAGGCTGACTTCCTGCAGAAGAAGAGCACCACCAACGAGCCCTACAACACAGACCAGATGGCCGCATCCTTCATGGAGCAGTTCCCACGTCACGGGTTTACTGTCGACCAACCACTGGTATTCAAGTTCCAAGACAAAAAAACGCTCTCCATCCTTGTCAAAGAGATTGAAG cgGCGGACCCAGAGGCTGTTGCATCTGGGAAGAAGAGGGAGCCAAAGAAGATCCACTTTGGAGTCCTCCAGGCTAATTCAAGCATTATTTTTGAAAAGAGTGAAGGTTCTTTCTTGATCCTCACAGGAAAAGCAAAA GCACGGACAACCCACACAAGCCTGTTCTCAGCTGACTGGGACTTCCAGAAGATGGGCATAGGTGGTTTGGATGAGCAGTTTGTCCAGATTTTGAGGAGAGCATTTGCATCAAGGGTTTTCCCACCAGAAGTTGTTGAACAGTTGGGTGTTAAGCACGTAAAGGGCATCTTGCTTTATGGACCtccag GTACTGGAAAAACTTTGATGGCCCGTCAAATTGGAAAAATGTTGAATGCACGTGAACCAAAGATTGTTAATGGCCCTGAAATTCTAGACAAGTATGTAGGAGAATCAGAGGCTAATGTGCGACGTCTTTTTGCTGAagctgaggaagaagagaagcgaaTGGGCCCAAATTCTGGCCTTCACATCATTATCTTTGATGAGATTGATGCTATTTGTAAACAGAGAGGATCAGTTGCAGGCAATACTGGTGTAAATGATACTGTAGTTAACCAGCTCTTGTCTAAGATTGATGGTGTTGAACAGCTGAACAACATTTTGGTTATTGGGATGACCAACAGAAAGGACATGATTGATGAGGCTCTGTTGAGACCTGGCAGATTGGAGATCCAGGTAGAAATCAGTCTGCCCGATGAACAAGGCCGTTGTGACATCCTTAAGATCAAGACTGCCAAGATGCGAGAGCACAACAAACTGGATCGTGATGTAGATCTTGCAGAGGTTGCTTCTCTCACCAAGAACTTCTCTGGAGCAGAACTGGAGGGTTTAGTAAAAGCAGCTTCATCATCAGCTCTGAAGAGATATATTCACCTGGGGAACAAGATTGAAGTGGATCCAAATGCCATTGACAAGCTGAAGATCACAAGAAGTGACTTCATTTACTCTCTAGAGAATGATGTGAAGCCATCATTAGGGACCAGTGATGATGCCCTGGCCAAGTATATTGAAAGAGGAATTATTAACTGGGGAGCTACAAGGGAACTAGTGGAAAAAGGTCTGATGTTTGTAAAGCAGGCCAGATCCCCAGAAACAAGCAATCGTTTGTGTCTTCTTTTGGAGGGGGCACCAACTGCTGGAACATCAGCACTGGCAGCTTACATGGCCAAAAATTCTGATTTCCCCTTCATCAAGGTTATTGACTCACGAGAAATGGTTGGTTTCATGGAATCTTCAAAATGTCTTCGTATCAGCAGGATTTTTGATGATGCTTACCGCTCTGAACTGAGCTGCATATTCTTGAATGACCTAGAACATCTCATGGGTTACTCACCCATTGGCCCAAGATACCAGAGTCTAGTGCTTGATGCCATGTActcccttctctctgcttctccacCAAAAGGCCGCAAATTACTTGTCATCTGTACATCAAAACGAAGAGCAGTACTGGAGGAACTGGGTCTCCTGTCAGCATTTACAGCTGTCATCAGAGTCCCATACATTGCACATCAGGAGGATATCAGACTAGTGCTTGAAGAATCAGGTGCTTTGTCTTCAGAAGAA ACTGAAGCAGTCATGGATCACATCAACAATGGCCGTGTCTTTGTTGGGGTGAAGAAATTACTTGGTCTCCTGGACACCATGCGAGTTATGAAGGGAGTGGATTCACGCAAGAGAGTTGCAGCATTTGTTAATTTGCTTGAagatgaaggtgttttcaccccAGAACTTTGA